A window from Mixophyes fleayi isolate aMixFle1 chromosome 12, aMixFle1.hap1, whole genome shotgun sequence encodes these proteins:
- the SEMA6C gene encoding semaphorin-6C isoform X1: protein MSQVPLAVVLLLVRCLLSFALVFPKDLGPLRTIEAASTKSYPWFRGLADDDSAHLGLDFQKMIRLNQTLFVAARDHVYAIDLRRAKDTMSPDRYITWKTQDMDNCALRGKQQECYNYIKVLVPKNDQTLIACGTNSFNPMCRNYKIKTLEQEGEEFNGQARCPFDAKQANVALFAGGNLYSATMADFQASDAVIYRSLGDKSPVLRTVKYDSKWLREPHFIHAVEYGSYAYFFFREISMEYTTLGKVTFSRVARVCKNDMGGSPRVLEKYWTSFLKARLNCSVPGDSFFYFDVLQSMSDILTINNRPAVIGVFGTQANSITGSGVCAFYMEDIERVFNGKFKEQKTTESAWTPIPEEKVPTPRPGCCAGSGSAAAYKTSNEFPDETLAFTKSFPLLDEAVPSITETPWFTKTTSRYKFTQIAADTSAGPYGNYTVLFLGSEDGKVLKVLSGTTENSTVETLLLEEINVYNNDRCGVKMEDGRILGLQLDRENHALFVAFSSCIIRVPLSRCDAYGTCRRSCLASRDPYCVWLKSGTCDNYRGDIRAGFEQDIEQAKHRGNCQDVVTASGSTDREGDSAYGKTPPSSDFTIASLGAVPLPGGLGYPSPGVTSDGYYQISAWHTLKTQGVRQEPAGKESTKTVHFTFLIGCVFVAFVIGAIFSGLFVSCYCNHMFQKNKHIGKDPESNLQRPLSLRSLAKMNGLLDSQSKEGMMEATSPKLYTTLLHGEKEQPSETTKAGMKEHPELQGLPTPESTPELPMKNLKAFKNQWERNQNCNNAKEIQGKSPVFHFPMSNSQIFQFPSTVVLPSGMHGYDQPLSSYADDKKIPNSERALIRHSQCYLPKGVELTTLDELLKHLPESGGSPRKMSGMMAISPQAVSPHSPLSFMNRVQPQIPDTESAPYYSSSTLPRDSLPRRLDIPPDVSPQSCLEQQSRHPSQRHSLSSGHKLMNIGPGGPMVSRQHSLGQGGRQHPAPLLTRMHSTGTPVPMDSHNVFLSRQHSYTEQTPMQRSMVKRTLSLRPEVSSNPVFLPSSPVKEANQFKY, encoded by the exons ATGTCCCAAGTTCCCCTTGCGGTGGTTCTTCTCCTCGTCAGATGTCTACTATCCTTCGCGTTAGTGTTCCCAAAAGACCTGGGCCCTCTTAGGACCATTGAGGCAGCAA GCACCAAGTCCTATCCATGGTTCCGAGGGTTGGCCGATGATGACTCTGCCCATCTAGGTCTGGACTTCCAAAAGATGATCAGGCTTAACCAGACTTTGTTTGTTGCAGCGAG agatcACGTGTACGCCATCGATCTGAGGAGAGCCAAAGACACAATGTCCCCTGACAGG TATATAACATGGAAGACTCAGGACATGGATAATTGCGCTCTGAGGGGAAAACAGCAG GAGTGCtataattacatcaaagtactcGTACCCAAGAATGACCAAACGCTCATTGCCTGCGGCACCAACTCGTTCAACCCGATGTGTCGTAACTACAAG ATCAAAACCCTGGAGCAGGAAGGGGAGGAGTTTAACGGTCAGGCGCGGTGCCCCTTTGACGCCAAGCAAGCCAATGTTGCCCTCTTTGCAG gtGGAAATCTGTATTCTGCGACCATGGCTGATTTCCAAGCCAGTGACGCCGTCATATACCGCAGCCTAGGGGACAAGAGCCCGGTTCTCCGCACCGTTAAGTACGACTCCAAGTGGTTGAGAG AACCCCATTTCATACATGCCGTGGAGTATGGAAGCTACGCATATTTCTTTTTTCGGGAGATATCGATGGAGTACACCACTCTGGGAAAG GTGACCTTCTCTCGCGTTGCCCGAGTCTGTAAGAACGACATGGGAGGTTCCCCTCGAGTTCTGGAGAAATACTGGACCTCCTTTCTGAAAGCTCGACTCAACTGCTCCGTACCGGGAGACTCCTTCTTCTACTTCGACGTCCTCCAGTCCATGAGCGACATCCTCACCATCAACAACCGGCCCGCCGTCATCGGGGTGTTCGGCACGCAGGCCAATAG CATCACCGGGTCAGGGGTGTGTGCCTTCTACATGGAGGACATTGAGAGAGTCTTTAATGGGAAGTTTAAAGAGCAAAAGACGACTGAATCCGCCTGGACCCCAATTCCAGAGGAAAAAGTCCCAACTCCCAG GCCCGGATGTTGTGCAGGCTCCGGAAGTGCGGCTGCCTACAAGACGTCCAATGAGTTCCCGGACGAGACTCTTGCTTTCACCAAGTCCTTCCCACTTTTGGACGAGGCCGTACCATCCATAACAGAGACGCCCTGGTTTACAAAGACAACCAGCAG GTATAAATTTACACAAATAGCTGCAGACACCTCTGCCGGGCCCTACGGGAATTACACTGTCTTGTTCCTGGGATCTGAGGATGGGAAGGTATTAAAGGTTCTTTCTGGGACCACGGAAAACTCCACCGTGGAAACTCTTCTCCTGGAAGAGATTAATGTCTACAACAACGACAG GTGTGGAGTGAAGATGGAAGATGGGAGAATTCTAGGTCTGCAGTTGGACCGCGAGAATCATGCCCTGTTTGTGGCGTTCTCCAGCTGCATCATTCGTGTTCCGCTTAGCCGGTGCGATGCCTATGGGACCTGTAGACG GAGCTGCCTGGCATCGAGAGACCCTTACTGCGTGTGGTTAAAATCGGGGACTTGCGACAACTACCGGGGCGACATAAG GGCTGGATTTGAACAGGACATTGAGCAAGCCAAGCACCGGGGGAACTGCCAAG ATGTTGTGACTGCGTCAGGAAgcacagacagagaaggagactCGGCTTACG GGAAAACCCCGCCCAGCAGCGATTTCACCATTGCCTCCCTCGGGGCAGTGCCTCTCCCAGGCGGCCTTGGCTACCCCTCACCAGGTGTGACTTCTGACGGTTACTACCAAATCTCTGCCTGGCACACTCTTAAAACCCAGG GTGTGCGTCAGGAGCCCGCTGGAAAAGAGTCAACTAAAACGGTTCACTTCACGTTCCTTATCGGATGTGTCTTCGTGGCCTTTGTGATAGGAGCCATCTTCTCTGGACTCTTCGTGTCTTGTTACTGCAACCACATGtttcaaaaaaataaacacattgggAAGGACCCCGAGTCCAATCTTCAAAGACCTCTTTCCTTGAGGAGCCTGGCAAAGATGAATGGACTATTAGACAGTCAGTCCAAAGAGGGAATGATGGAAGCTACGTCTCCGAAGCTCTACACCACTCTACTGCACGGTGAAAAAGAGCAGCCATCAGAGACAACCAAAGCTGGAATGAAAGAACATCCTGAACTCCAAGGTCTTCCCACCCCAGAGTCCACACCAGAACTGCCCATGAAGAACCTCAAAGCCTTCAAGAACCAATGGGAAAGGAATCAGAACTGTAATAATGCCAAAGAGATCCAAGGCAAGAGTCCAGTGTTTCATTTCCCCATGTCAAATTCTCAAATCTTTCAGTTTCCGAGCACCGTGGTCCTTCCCAGCGGCATGCACGGGTACGACCAGCCTCTCTCCAGCTACGCAGATGATAAGAAGATACCTAATTCTGAAAGGGCTCTGATTCGTCATTCACAGTGTTATCTTCCGAAAGGGGTTGAGTTGACGACTCTCGATGAGCTTCTAAAACACCTTCCAGAAAGTGGTGGATCGCCAAGAAAAATGTCGGGTATGATGGCTATTAGCCCACAAGCTGTCAGTCCCCATTCACCTTTGTCATTTATGAACAGAGTCCAGCCCCAAATTCCCGACACTGAAAGTGCACCTTATTATAGCTCCTCAACACTTCCAAGAGACAGTCTGCCCAGGAGACTTGACATCCCACCAGATGTTTCTCCTCAATCCTGCTTGGAGCAACAGTCTAGGCACCCATCTCAGAGACATTCGCTATCCTCTGGACACAAACTCATGAACATAGGTCCTGGAGGACCAATGGTTTCTAGGCAACATAGCTTGGGACAAGGTGGCAGGCAACATCCTGCTCCTCTTCTCACAAGGATGCATTCAACGGGCACCCCGGTGCCCATGGATAGCCACAATGTCTTTCTCTCTCGGCAGCACAGCTACACAGAGCAAACCCCAATGCAGAGAAGTATGGTGAAAAGGACCCTCTCGTTGAGACCAGAAGTGTCATCTAACCCCGTGTTTCTCCCATCTTCCCCTGTGAAGGAAGCAAATCAATTTAAGTATTAA
- the SEMA6C gene encoding semaphorin-6C isoform X2, protein MSQVPLAVVLLLVRCLLSFALVFPKDLGPLRTIEAASTKSYPWFRGLADDDSAHLGLDFQKMIRLNQTLFVAARDHVYAIDLRRAKDTMSPDRYITWKTQDMDNCALRGKQQECYNYIKVLVPKNDQTLIACGTNSFNPMCRNYKIKTLEQEGEEFNGQARCPFDAKQANVALFAGGNLYSATMADFQASDAVIYRSLGDKSPVLRTVKYDSKWLREPHFIHAVEYGSYAYFFFREISMEYTTLGKVTFSRVARVCKNDMGGSPRVLEKYWTSFLKARLNCSVPGDSFFYFDVLQSMSDILTINNRPAVIGVFGTQANSITGSGVCAFYMEDIERVFNGKFKEQKTTESAWTPIPEEKVPTPRPGCCAGSGSAAAYKTSNEFPDETLAFTKSFPLLDEAVPSITETPWFTKTTSRYKFTQIAADTSAGPYGNYTVLFLGSEDGKVLKVLSGTTENSTVETLLLEEINVYNNDRCGVKMEDGRILGLQLDRENHALFVAFSSCIIRVPLSRCDAYGTCRRSCLASRDPYCVWLKSGTCDNYRGDIRAGFEQDIEQAKHRGNCQDVVTASGSTDREGDSAYGVRQEPAGKESTKTVHFTFLIGCVFVAFVIGAIFSGLFVSCYCNHMFQKNKHIGKDPESNLQRPLSLRSLAKMNGLLDSQSKEGMMEATSPKLYTTLLHGEKEQPSETTKAGMKEHPELQGLPTPESTPELPMKNLKAFKNQWERNQNCNNAKEIQGKSPVFHFPMSNSQIFQFPSTVVLPSGMHGYDQPLSSYADDKKIPNSERALIRHSQCYLPKGVELTTLDELLKHLPESGGSPRKMSGMMAISPQAVSPHSPLSFMNRVQPQIPDTESAPYYSSSTLPRDSLPRRLDIPPDVSPQSCLEQQSRHPSQRHSLSSGHKLMNIGPGGPMVSRQHSLGQGGRQHPAPLLTRMHSTGTPVPMDSHNVFLSRQHSYTEQTPMQRSMVKRTLSLRPEVSSNPVFLPSSPVKEANQFKY, encoded by the exons ATGTCCCAAGTTCCCCTTGCGGTGGTTCTTCTCCTCGTCAGATGTCTACTATCCTTCGCGTTAGTGTTCCCAAAAGACCTGGGCCCTCTTAGGACCATTGAGGCAGCAA GCACCAAGTCCTATCCATGGTTCCGAGGGTTGGCCGATGATGACTCTGCCCATCTAGGTCTGGACTTCCAAAAGATGATCAGGCTTAACCAGACTTTGTTTGTTGCAGCGAG agatcACGTGTACGCCATCGATCTGAGGAGAGCCAAAGACACAATGTCCCCTGACAGG TATATAACATGGAAGACTCAGGACATGGATAATTGCGCTCTGAGGGGAAAACAGCAG GAGTGCtataattacatcaaagtactcGTACCCAAGAATGACCAAACGCTCATTGCCTGCGGCACCAACTCGTTCAACCCGATGTGTCGTAACTACAAG ATCAAAACCCTGGAGCAGGAAGGGGAGGAGTTTAACGGTCAGGCGCGGTGCCCCTTTGACGCCAAGCAAGCCAATGTTGCCCTCTTTGCAG gtGGAAATCTGTATTCTGCGACCATGGCTGATTTCCAAGCCAGTGACGCCGTCATATACCGCAGCCTAGGGGACAAGAGCCCGGTTCTCCGCACCGTTAAGTACGACTCCAAGTGGTTGAGAG AACCCCATTTCATACATGCCGTGGAGTATGGAAGCTACGCATATTTCTTTTTTCGGGAGATATCGATGGAGTACACCACTCTGGGAAAG GTGACCTTCTCTCGCGTTGCCCGAGTCTGTAAGAACGACATGGGAGGTTCCCCTCGAGTTCTGGAGAAATACTGGACCTCCTTTCTGAAAGCTCGACTCAACTGCTCCGTACCGGGAGACTCCTTCTTCTACTTCGACGTCCTCCAGTCCATGAGCGACATCCTCACCATCAACAACCGGCCCGCCGTCATCGGGGTGTTCGGCACGCAGGCCAATAG CATCACCGGGTCAGGGGTGTGTGCCTTCTACATGGAGGACATTGAGAGAGTCTTTAATGGGAAGTTTAAAGAGCAAAAGACGACTGAATCCGCCTGGACCCCAATTCCAGAGGAAAAAGTCCCAACTCCCAG GCCCGGATGTTGTGCAGGCTCCGGAAGTGCGGCTGCCTACAAGACGTCCAATGAGTTCCCGGACGAGACTCTTGCTTTCACCAAGTCCTTCCCACTTTTGGACGAGGCCGTACCATCCATAACAGAGACGCCCTGGTTTACAAAGACAACCAGCAG GTATAAATTTACACAAATAGCTGCAGACACCTCTGCCGGGCCCTACGGGAATTACACTGTCTTGTTCCTGGGATCTGAGGATGGGAAGGTATTAAAGGTTCTTTCTGGGACCACGGAAAACTCCACCGTGGAAACTCTTCTCCTGGAAGAGATTAATGTCTACAACAACGACAG GTGTGGAGTGAAGATGGAAGATGGGAGAATTCTAGGTCTGCAGTTGGACCGCGAGAATCATGCCCTGTTTGTGGCGTTCTCCAGCTGCATCATTCGTGTTCCGCTTAGCCGGTGCGATGCCTATGGGACCTGTAGACG GAGCTGCCTGGCATCGAGAGACCCTTACTGCGTGTGGTTAAAATCGGGGACTTGCGACAACTACCGGGGCGACATAAG GGCTGGATTTGAACAGGACATTGAGCAAGCCAAGCACCGGGGGAACTGCCAAG ATGTTGTGACTGCGTCAGGAAgcacagacagagaaggagactCGGCTTACG GTGTGCGTCAGGAGCCCGCTGGAAAAGAGTCAACTAAAACGGTTCACTTCACGTTCCTTATCGGATGTGTCTTCGTGGCCTTTGTGATAGGAGCCATCTTCTCTGGACTCTTCGTGTCTTGTTACTGCAACCACATGtttcaaaaaaataaacacattgggAAGGACCCCGAGTCCAATCTTCAAAGACCTCTTTCCTTGAGGAGCCTGGCAAAGATGAATGGACTATTAGACAGTCAGTCCAAAGAGGGAATGATGGAAGCTACGTCTCCGAAGCTCTACACCACTCTACTGCACGGTGAAAAAGAGCAGCCATCAGAGACAACCAAAGCTGGAATGAAAGAACATCCTGAACTCCAAGGTCTTCCCACCCCAGAGTCCACACCAGAACTGCCCATGAAGAACCTCAAAGCCTTCAAGAACCAATGGGAAAGGAATCAGAACTGTAATAATGCCAAAGAGATCCAAGGCAAGAGTCCAGTGTTTCATTTCCCCATGTCAAATTCTCAAATCTTTCAGTTTCCGAGCACCGTGGTCCTTCCCAGCGGCATGCACGGGTACGACCAGCCTCTCTCCAGCTACGCAGATGATAAGAAGATACCTAATTCTGAAAGGGCTCTGATTCGTCATTCACAGTGTTATCTTCCGAAAGGGGTTGAGTTGACGACTCTCGATGAGCTTCTAAAACACCTTCCAGAAAGTGGTGGATCGCCAAGAAAAATGTCGGGTATGATGGCTATTAGCCCACAAGCTGTCAGTCCCCATTCACCTTTGTCATTTATGAACAGAGTCCAGCCCCAAATTCCCGACACTGAAAGTGCACCTTATTATAGCTCCTCAACACTTCCAAGAGACAGTCTGCCCAGGAGACTTGACATCCCACCAGATGTTTCTCCTCAATCCTGCTTGGAGCAACAGTCTAGGCACCCATCTCAGAGACATTCGCTATCCTCTGGACACAAACTCATGAACATAGGTCCTGGAGGACCAATGGTTTCTAGGCAACATAGCTTGGGACAAGGTGGCAGGCAACATCCTGCTCCTCTTCTCACAAGGATGCATTCAACGGGCACCCCGGTGCCCATGGATAGCCACAATGTCTTTCTCTCTCGGCAGCACAGCTACACAGAGCAAACCCCAATGCAGAGAAGTATGGTGAAAAGGACCCTCTCGTTGAGACCAGAAGTGTCATCTAACCCCGTGTTTCTCCCATCTTCCCCTGTGAAGGAAGCAAATCAATTTAAGTATTAA